The segment GTGCGTCTTCAGGAACTGGGAGGGGATACGCTGGGCGTGGACGAAGATAGGTGCGGGAGCCGTTCCCATCAAGACGCCGAAGGGATGGCTGACCATCTTTCACGGAGTGCGCACTCAGTGTAAATCACACTTTGTATATCAACTGGGTGTCTGCCTTCTGGACCTGAAGGACCCGGCAAAGGTCAAGGCCATGGCAGAAGAGGCGATCCTGATCCCGGAGGAGCAGTATGAACTTGTGGGACAGACTCCCAGCGTGGTCTTTACCTGCGGCGCCGTAGTGGAGGATAACGGCGAGATCAAGCTTTATTACGGCGGCGCCGATACGGTCCAATGTGTTGCCACCACAAGCGTGTCGCGGCTTATCGATGCATGTTATAATCGCTAAAGCTTGAACCGCAAAAGGAAAAGGAGAAGATAGAATGGAAGAAGCTATCCCTGTTGACAGGAGGAGAGGCGAGAGGAGGAAGAGAGATCGTCTTCCGTTTTTCACCAAGATATCCTATAGCCTCGGCACGGCAGTCGATATGTGGGGCCTCTGGCTGTACCCGGCCGTCGCTTTTGCGGTCTTCAATATGTATCTGGGTGTTGAACCGTGGCTGGTAGGTCTGGCGATTACGCTGATACGCATCTGGGACGCCCTCATCGATCCTATAGTGGGGTGGTTGTCCGATAACCTGCGTACCAGATGGGGCCGCCGGCGGCCTTTTATCCTGATCGCCGGTATTTTGAGCGGGCTCTGCCTGCCTGTCCTCTTTTTGGTGTCGCCGTCCTGGGCTGAAGCGAAGTTCCTCGGCATATCCTCTGTATTCTGGTATATGATCATCTCTACCATGCTTTATTATCCCATAGTAAGCTGTTTTACCGTACCTTACTACAGCCTGGGCGCGGAGATGACCCCTGATTATCACGAACGCACCTCCATCATGTCCTATCGCAGCATGACCCAGAAGGTTTCGGAATTGGGCAATTTTTACGCTCTGAGATTTACCAACCTGGCCTGGTTCCTTGTTCCGGGAACGGCACAGAAGAATACGCTTTTGGGGATGCGGATCTACACAATGATATTGGGCGTGATAATGGCTATCTTTGCCATAATCATCTTCTTAAGGGTCAAAGAGCGCTACTATCATACAGTGGTGGTGAAGGTTACCGAGAAGATATCCATCTTGAGCGGTCTGGGAGAGACCCTGAAATGTAAGCCGTTCCGTCAGATGATGGTCATGGGCGGCGCCTTCACCCTGGGTACGAGCATGGTCGGCTCGCTTGGCTACTATGCAACGGTCTTTTATGTAGCCGGCGGCGACAGGATCCTGGGCGACAACTGGCAATTCTGGATGGGTGTGGCCTTTATGGTGGGAGGTCTTATAGGGGTACCGCTCCATAAGTTCCTGGCGGATCGTATCGGCAAACGCGAGGCGGCAGTCATAGCATGCTTAATAGGTATATGCGGTTATGGCGGTTCATGGTTTTTGTATACGCCGGCGATAAAATGGCTGCAGACGATAGCGTCGGCTTTGATGGGGATGGCCGCGGCATCTCTCTGGATGC is part of the Candidatus Omnitrophota bacterium genome and harbors:
- a CDS encoding MFS transporter, giving the protein MEEAIPVDRRRGERRKRDRLPFFTKISYSLGTAVDMWGLWLYPAVAFAVFNMYLGVEPWLVGLAITLIRIWDALIDPIVGWLSDNLRTRWGRRRPFILIAGILSGLCLPVLFLVSPSWAEAKFLGISSVFWYMIISTMLYYPIVSCFTVPYYSLGAEMTPDYHERTSIMSYRSMTQKVSELGNFYALRFTNLAWFLVPGTAQKNTLLGMRIYTMILGVIMAIFAIIIFLRVKERYYHTVVVKVTEKISILSGLGETLKCKPFRQMMVMGGAFTLGTSMVGSLGYYATVFYVAGGDRILGDNWQFWMGVAFMVGGLIGVPLHKFLADRIGKREAAVIACLIGICGYGGSWFLYTPAIKWLQTIASALMGMAAASLWMLHSAIGADIQDFDELNTGKRREGSFTACGSYILKLGNSLGYYFSGLILTWSGFTWSVKVQAPETIFWIRASLASLPVAGLIVAIIFVLRMPLTKQRSEDIRDRLEERRGTV